The Akkermansia sp. N21116 genome includes a region encoding these proteins:
- the alr gene encoding alanine racemase, producing the protein MSSTSLLRAWAQIDTDAIRHNLNVVRRVMADHAMMAIIKAEAYGHGLEGVARALDDEDCAFYGVATIAEAARVRDAHCKTVPFILGPCFPEEREVIVQNGWRTAVASMEEAEHFNSLGQLYGKPVHVHICVDTGMGRSGFLPTELHGLTERLRQLPHLHLEGIFSHLSAASEDITFTHQQIDSFKEAVNELSATYAYEYRHLCSSAAMFNYKVPSANMVRLGRLLYGYSPMPSPYNKELKPTMTLFSRVTIVRTLPGNHGVSYNHCYITKYSTRVATIGIGYADGYLQYLSNKGSRVYVNGQYCPVLGRITMDQIMVDVSYLEQEVRPGDVVEIMGPHVSWEELTVRAGTIPSNVLTSISARVPRIYV; encoded by the coding sequence ATGTCCTCTACGAGCCTTCTGAGAGCATGGGCGCAAATTGATACGGATGCCATCCGGCATAATTTGAATGTTGTACGCCGCGTCATGGCAGACCATGCCATGATGGCTATTATCAAGGCCGAGGCTTACGGTCACGGATTGGAGGGCGTCGCGCGGGCTCTTGATGATGAGGACTGCGCCTTCTACGGTGTTGCAACGATTGCGGAGGCGGCTCGCGTGCGCGATGCCCATTGCAAGACTGTTCCTTTCATCCTCGGCCCTTGCTTCCCGGAGGAACGCGAGGTTATTGTCCAGAACGGCTGGCGGACGGCTGTGGCGAGCATGGAGGAAGCGGAACATTTCAATTCCCTCGGCCAGTTGTACGGAAAGCCGGTACATGTCCATATTTGTGTGGATACGGGCATGGGACGCAGCGGATTTCTGCCGACGGAACTTCATGGACTGACGGAAAGGTTGCGGCAGTTGCCCCACCTGCATCTGGAGGGGATTTTCTCCCATCTTTCGGCGGCATCGGAAGACATTACCTTCACGCATCAGCAGATCGACAGTTTCAAGGAGGCCGTTAACGAACTTTCCGCGACTTACGCCTACGAATACCGCCATCTTTGCAGCAGTGCGGCGATGTTCAACTATAAGGTGCCTTCGGCCAACATGGTGCGCCTAGGCCGCCTGCTCTACGGCTATTCCCCGATGCCTTCTCCCTACAATAAGGAACTGAAGCCGACGATGACCTTGTTCAGCCGCGTGACGATTGTACGTACTCTGCCGGGCAACCATGGGGTATCTTATAATCATTGCTACATTACCAAGTACTCTACTCGAGTGGCGACCATCGGCATCGGATATGCCGACGGTTATCTGCAGTATCTTTCCAACAAGGGGTCCCGCGTGTACGTGAACGGACAGTATTGTCCTGTACTGGGCCGTATTACGATGGATCAGATCATGGTGGATGTTTCCTATCTCGAACAGGAAGTCCGTCCCGGCGATGTTGTGGAAATCATGGGGCCCCACGTCAGCTGGGAGGAATTGACGGTCCGCGCCGGGACAATTCCCAGCAATGTGTTGACGAGCATCAGCGCCCGAGTGCCCCGCATTTACGTTTGA
- a CDS encoding deoxyribonuclease IV, with product MLNIGTHLSSAKGFLNMGRTATAIGANTFQFFTRNPRGSKAKKLDRSDLDALVAYSRDHDFAPVLAHAPYTLNACSTGERVREFAEEVMRDDLAVMALIPGGMYNFHPGNHLGQGAEAGIELIAGMLNRLIAPDQSTSILLETMSGKGTEVGRSFEELAAVIELVECHHCLGVCLDTCHVFSAGYDIVHDLDGVLAEFDRVIGLDRLKAIHLNDSMMPFSANKDRHAGVGEGLIGLPALEAVINHPLLRRLPFYLETPHDLDGHAAEIALMSSLFREE from the coding sequence ATGTTGAATATCGGAACGCATCTTTCGTCCGCCAAGGGTTTTTTGAACATGGGTCGGACGGCAACGGCGATCGGCGCCAATACCTTCCAGTTTTTCACCCGCAATCCGCGTGGCAGCAAAGCAAAAAAACTGGACCGCAGCGATCTCGACGCTCTTGTTGCTTACTCCCGCGATCATGACTTTGCCCCGGTCCTGGCGCATGCCCCGTATACGCTTAATGCCTGTTCTACCGGGGAACGTGTCCGTGAATTTGCGGAAGAAGTCATGCGGGACGATCTTGCCGTGATGGCTCTGATTCCCGGCGGCATGTACAATTTTCATCCTGGCAACCATTTGGGGCAGGGAGCGGAAGCGGGAATCGAATTGATTGCCGGCATGCTCAATCGCCTTATCGCTCCGGATCAATCGACATCTATTTTACTGGAGACTATGTCCGGCAAGGGAACCGAAGTGGGGCGTTCGTTTGAGGAACTGGCTGCCGTGATAGAGCTGGTCGAATGCCATCATTGCCTCGGCGTGTGTCTGGATACCTGCCATGTTTTTTCTGCGGGCTATGATATTGTCCACGATCTCGATGGCGTTTTGGCCGAGTTTGACCGCGTTATCGGTCTGGATCGCCTCAAGGCTATCCACCTCAACGACAGCATGATGCCTTTTTCCGCCAACAAGGACCGCCATGCGGGCGTGGGCGAAGGGTTGATTGGTCTTCCCGCCTTGGAGGCCGTCATCAACCACCCTCTGTTGCGGCGCCTGCCATTTTATTTGGAAACTCCGCACGATCTCGACGGTCACGCGGCAGAGATTGCTCTGATGAGTTCCCTGTTCCGGGAGGAGTAA
- a CDS encoding tyrosine-protein phosphatase — protein MRIALLCLICLPAFLPLSQAAESQANRPLPEKIEVEDTDNCYRLDTHFYRSAQPNDEGFADFQKKGIKSVLNLREHHSDNRKAAKTTLKLYHYPVAAGKLTRNDLMECLLTVELAPKPIVIHCWHGSDRTGVVCAAYRIVKQGWPVDDAIREFTDGPFGFHSTFYGNLPALLKSIDWKAFKKELSQKAEEARIRAKAREK, from the coding sequence ATGCGAATTGCCCTGCTCTGCCTCATCTGTCTTCCGGCTTTTCTTCCCCTTTCCCAGGCGGCAGAATCTCAGGCCAACCGACCCTTGCCGGAAAAAATAGAAGTCGAAGACACTGATAACTGTTACCGTCTGGATACCCATTTCTACCGCTCCGCCCAACCGAACGACGAAGGTTTCGCCGACTTTCAGAAAAAGGGGATTAAAAGTGTACTCAACCTCCGCGAACACCATTCGGACAACCGGAAAGCCGCCAAAACAACGCTAAAACTCTACCACTATCCCGTCGCCGCCGGCAAACTGACTCGCAACGATCTGATGGAGTGCCTTCTGACCGTCGAACTGGCGCCCAAACCCATCGTCATTCACTGCTGGCATGGTTCTGACCGGACGGGAGTCGTCTGCGCCGCCTACCGCATCGTCAAACAAGGGTGGCCGGTCGACGACGCCATACGCGAATTTACCGATGGCCCGTTCGGCTTCCATTCAACCTTTTACGGGAATCTACCCGCCTTATTGAAATCCATCGACTGGAAAGCCTTCAAGAAGGAACTCTCCCAAAAAGCAGAGGAAGCCAGAATCAGGGCAAAAGCCCGGGAAAAGTAA
- the hrpA gene encoding ATP-dependent RNA helicase HrpA, translating into MATIEYPDLPVARHKSVIEEALRAHQVVVVVGETGSGKTTQLPKMALEIAGDNRRGRVGCTQPRRIAAASVARRVAEEMKCELGSLVGYQVRFEDKISEETLLKFMTDGILLAEMQKDPDLRQYHTIILDEAHERSLNIDFLLGYLKLLTKRRKDLRIIISSATMDAGGFSEFFGDAPVINVEGRTFPVDIHYLPPAWEDEELPDHVGRAVKWLNDYDARGDVLVFLPGEREIRETAEKLEGMNLSRTRILPLFARLGLADQQRIFHPDGSHRRIVLATNVAETSLTIPGIVYVVDSGLARVSRYSAARQVQRLQIEEVSQASARQRAGRCGRICEGVCIRLYSEENWEKRTPFTDPEIKRSSLAGVLLKMKDLGLPEIGEFPLPDPPSSKLVTEGYRTLREIGAVDKKKQLTPVGKKLARLPIDPRLGRMLLEAQYERALPEVLVIVAGLNIMDPKERPADVADKADVAHARWRNEDSDFLSMLSMWKEVRQFREGSHWKRNQLRKWCAPRFLNMMRLIEWSNLHEDLSRLVRETLRCRIPELETDDERMASFAMIHRSILAGVPRQFGFWNPEMREYKGAGGRSFGIFPGSGLFKRKKRLEWVMGVELVETSRLWMRRCAKLDPVWVEQVAPQLCEYHYANARWDKAQGAVYATERVVCGGLAILDNRRVHYGRIYPEKARAIMIREGLLADGFREKPPFLKELERVRDEVKSMEIKLRRPDQVWCEDGVFEFYDKVIPQDICTEKAFHKWRRSLGKGESVLNIRPQDAMYALWSEDELDGYPDEISCDGQEYPVYYQHDPGAEDDGVTLGVHIDQLESFPDWLPEWGVPGNLAVRAEMLLRTLSKDLRVQLQPIGQRAAAFVSLRKGLVPDGPLASRLAEFVEMETGRHCGARDINMEVIPAELMTKIWVCDDAGRELAIGTDVDELRRRLKVQVEKRFSKSAAKLWSRSGMKTWDCGTLPLREDVGGRPGFVALTDEGDSAGIRVFPTEREAEASHRLGCMRLAFLAIRDQVNHLKKKFPLGLEGKLSLGIIGAAPVSNIEDMLLVAVEGGMGSPMPRSGEDFAAALMRARQNLFDAARKVGEFWEQWSAADHAVRDLAATRGRERYYDRIVADLREQMDWLEREHFVLKAGWQRLPDMVRYARGIAERLRRMDRQPLVRELERIEQFHGIAARWQAVQASHADAVDWEDYGYLLEEYRLMVFAPQLAVKGRVSVKKLEQAWEALSE; encoded by the coding sequence ATGGCGACTATTGAATATCCAGATCTGCCTGTGGCTCGTCACAAATCCGTGATCGAGGAGGCGTTGCGTGCCCATCAAGTTGTGGTGGTTGTCGGTGAAACGGGTTCAGGAAAAACGACCCAGCTCCCCAAAATGGCGCTGGAGATTGCCGGAGACAATCGGCGGGGCCGGGTTGGCTGTACCCAGCCGAGACGAATTGCCGCCGCTTCCGTCGCTCGTCGCGTCGCTGAGGAAATGAAATGCGAATTGGGTTCCCTCGTCGGCTACCAGGTGCGTTTCGAGGACAAGATCAGCGAGGAGACTTTGCTCAAATTTATGACGGACGGGATCCTGCTGGCCGAAATGCAGAAGGATCCCGACTTGCGGCAGTATCACACGATCATTCTCGATGAGGCCCATGAGCGCAGTCTCAACATAGACTTCCTGCTGGGCTACCTCAAACTGCTGACAAAGAGGCGCAAGGATCTGCGGATCATCATTAGTTCCGCCACGATGGATGCAGGAGGATTTTCCGAGTTTTTCGGCGATGCTCCCGTCATCAATGTGGAGGGGCGTACCTTTCCCGTCGATATCCATTACCTGCCTCCCGCCTGGGAGGATGAGGAGTTGCCCGACCATGTCGGGCGTGCCGTCAAGTGGCTGAACGATTACGATGCCAGGGGGGACGTTCTTGTTTTTCTGCCCGGCGAACGGGAAATCCGCGAGACGGCGGAAAAGCTGGAGGGGATGAATCTGTCCCGGACGCGTATTCTGCCTCTGTTTGCCCGGTTGGGCCTGGCTGACCAGCAGAGGATTTTTCATCCCGACGGCTCGCATCGCCGCATCGTGCTGGCGACCAATGTGGCGGAAACGTCCCTGACGATTCCCGGTATTGTGTACGTAGTGGATTCCGGACTGGCCCGCGTGAGCCGGTACAGTGCTGCGCGACAGGTACAAAGGCTCCAGATTGAGGAAGTGTCGCAGGCAAGCGCCCGACAGCGGGCCGGGCGTTGCGGCCGTATTTGCGAAGGGGTCTGTATCCGCTTGTACAGCGAGGAGAATTGGGAGAAACGAACCCCGTTTACGGATCCGGAGATTAAGCGCAGTTCGCTGGCCGGAGTTCTGCTGAAGATGAAAGATCTCGGATTGCCCGAGATCGGGGAATTTCCTTTGCCCGATCCTCCTTCGTCGAAACTTGTAACGGAAGGCTACCGAACTCTTCGGGAAATCGGGGCCGTCGATAAAAAGAAGCAGCTGACCCCTGTCGGTAAAAAACTCGCCCGCCTGCCGATTGATCCCCGTCTGGGGCGCATGCTTTTGGAGGCTCAATACGAACGAGCCCTTCCCGAAGTTTTGGTTATTGTTGCCGGACTGAACATCATGGATCCGAAGGAGCGTCCGGCTGATGTGGCAGACAAGGCCGATGTTGCTCATGCCCGGTGGAGGAATGAGGATAGTGATTTTCTCTCCATGCTATCCATGTGGAAAGAAGTGCGGCAGTTTCGCGAGGGCTCGCACTGGAAGCGTAACCAGCTCCGCAAATGGTGCGCCCCCCGTTTCCTGAACATGATGCGCCTGATCGAGTGGAGCAATCTTCACGAGGATCTTTCCCGGCTTGTCCGGGAAACGCTGAGATGCAGGATTCCCGAATTGGAAACCGATGATGAGCGGATGGCCAGCTTTGCCATGATTCATCGTAGCATTCTGGCTGGCGTACCCCGTCAATTCGGATTTTGGAACCCGGAAATGCGCGAGTATAAGGGGGCCGGCGGCCGATCATTCGGCATTTTTCCGGGGTCGGGGCTTTTCAAACGTAAGAAACGCCTGGAGTGGGTTATGGGTGTCGAATTGGTGGAGACCTCCCGCCTGTGGATGCGTCGCTGTGCCAAGCTGGATCCTGTCTGGGTGGAACAGGTAGCTCCGCAACTCTGCGAATATCATTATGCCAATGCCCGGTGGGATAAGGCGCAAGGGGCTGTTTATGCCACGGAACGCGTTGTGTGCGGAGGGTTGGCTATTCTGGACAATAGACGCGTTCATTACGGGCGCATCTACCCGGAAAAAGCCCGTGCCATTATGATCCGGGAGGGATTGCTTGCTGATGGCTTCCGGGAAAAGCCCCCTTTTCTCAAGGAGCTTGAACGCGTCCGAGACGAGGTGAAGTCCATGGAAATCAAACTGCGCCGTCCCGACCAGGTTTGGTGTGAAGACGGTGTTTTCGAGTTTTACGACAAAGTGATCCCGCAGGATATCTGCACGGAAAAGGCTTTCCACAAATGGCGGCGTTCTCTCGGTAAAGGGGAGTCGGTTCTCAATATCCGTCCTCAGGATGCCATGTATGCTTTGTGGTCGGAGGATGAGCTCGACGGTTATCCGGATGAGATTTCCTGCGACGGCCAGGAGTACCCCGTGTATTACCAGCATGATCCCGGCGCGGAGGATGACGGTGTGACTTTGGGCGTTCATATCGACCAGCTAGAGTCTTTTCCGGACTGGCTTCCCGAGTGGGGAGTTCCGGGCAATCTGGCGGTGCGTGCCGAAATGCTTCTGCGGACATTGTCCAAGGATTTGCGCGTTCAGCTCCAGCCGATCGGCCAGAGAGCCGCTGCTTTTGTTTCCCTGCGCAAGGGATTAGTGCCGGATGGTCCGCTGGCATCGCGTCTTGCCGAATTCGTCGAAATGGAAACCGGGCGGCATTGCGGCGCCAGGGACATCAACATGGAAGTGATTCCGGCTGAGTTGATGACCAAAATCTGGGTTTGCGATGATGCCGGGCGTGAACTTGCCATCGGAACGGATGTAGACGAATTGCGCCGCCGTCTGAAGGTACAAGTCGAGAAGCGCTTCTCCAAGTCGGCGGCCAAATTGTGGTCTCGTTCGGGAATGAAAACCTGGGATTGCGGCACTCTTCCCCTCCGTGAAGATGTGGGAGGCCGTCCCGGATTTGTTGCTTTAACCGATGAAGGAGACAGCGCAGGCATCCGCGTGTTCCCGACAGAGCGCGAAGCGGAAGCTTCCCACCGCCTGGGTTGTATGCGCCTGGCTTTCCTGGCCATTCGGGACCAGGTCAACCACCTGAAGAAAAAATTTCCGCTGGGATTGGAAGGCAAATTATCTCTGGGTATTATTGGTGCAGCCCCCGTGAGCAACATCGAGGATATGCTCCTGGTAGCGGTGGAAGGCGGGATGGGATCTCCTATGCCGAGAAGCGGGGAGGACTTTGCCGCCGCCCTTATGCGTGCCCGGCAGAACCTCTTTGATGCGGCACGCAAAGTGGGCGAGTTCTGGGAACAATGGAGTGCTGCCGACCATGCCGTCCGCGACTTGGCCGCAACGCGGGGCAGGGAACGTTATTATGACCGCATTGTGGCGGATCTTCGGGAACAGATGGACTGGCTGGAACGCGAACACTTTGTTCTCAAGGCCGGGTGGCAGCGTCTGCCGGATATGGTCCGTTATGCCCGCGGCATTGCGGAGCGTTTGCGCCGCATGGACCGGCAACCACTTGTTCGCGAGTTGGAACGCATCGAGCAGTTCCACGGCATAGCTGCCCGCTGGCAGGCCGTGCAAGCCTCCCATGCGGATGCTGTTGACTGGGAAGATTACGGATACCTTCTGGAGGAATACAGGCTCATGGTCTTTGCTCCCCAACTGGCTGTCAAGGGGCGGGTTTCCGTCAAGAAGCTGGAGCAGGCCTGGGAAGCTCTTTCCGAGTAG
- a CDS encoding VIT domain-containing protein has translation MKQVPSTVAILLLGTIIPCLYGQASASGSGRVIPDREALIPRLVVSKPGKEQPVSISRAEVSARLNGILAETTVTLTFKNPNDRVLEGELYYPLPDEAALQGYALDINGHLVDGVPVTKEKARVVFEEEQRKNIDPGLVEWSGGNSFKTRIYPIPSQGTRTVRLRYTSILPIGDNGAPVYRLPLNFPRKLDAFKLRIESQDNRKPTLSSPTLSNFNFQDWQGVFVAESEWNNLSMTEDLVVSLPSEQIQGLENGQLKSGLETYDGETFAAVSLIIPPIAGTSPSLPSPDTIDIAWDASGSMVKADLDKTLDLLKKYFEQTADQDKTVRVFLLRNKLADPVPFTVSGSNAETLLKFLRSIRYDGGTGNFDSFLKADTRAGIRFVVTDGIVNLGAMQNASSTPTVSVPTYALIAKSGADINALRRQNMNILNLTEATTDQALESMKYAPLTASAVVDGQPWKKAAFNKQEFHYGDSLVWTAVLPDGVHNVKLEVQTPDGKIVASGTVNFDTASARPGTMLRSFYGQNMLVKLMLEPSSPATKEALSQLGQDYGIVTPGTSLLVLESLDQYLRYKVRPPASAPKERQLYDEAMIKVHTRKELEADQIRLDNLKAALNGWKDLTTWYAKDFPVVSSSKRGKSEEGDVSYGSPAAGMSVERARQLNEVDSAWETPAPAAVPVLGQEEAGDSFAEAPDSLRQGHAAFNGLLTGNGDLGRTASSERTTSSKQKAPKEGPSISVKAWNPDSPYLAALDSSNTPFDTYLKLKEKQGDSPGFYLDCSEWFAKKGDRETAIQILTNLAEMELENRSLMRVLAYKLRYLGDLAAAKNMFDKVRDMFPEEPQSYRDLALVLDEMGDRQGAFNTLKLVLEKPMHPRFRGIEQIVLVEMNRIIARAKAEGRPVDTQGLDPAFITPIATDIRVVINWDTDNSDMDLWATDRFGEKCIYSHNRTSTGGHLSRDVTDGYGPEEFMIRKAVPGNYKIEANYYGSRSQKMLAPVTLYAEVYTDYARPEEKRQTLVFRLKDKNDVVHIGDVAYSHEEGGSIAVTRDYQIKKGDTLKSIAERELGDKTRATEIVTLNGWNPPTLPVTGTIIKLPAR, from the coding sequence ATGAAACAAGTACCCTCCACGGTTGCAATCCTCCTTCTGGGGACCATAATTCCCTGCCTTTACGGACAGGCCTCCGCATCCGGTTCCGGCCGGGTCATTCCCGATCGGGAGGCTCTTATACCGCGCTTGGTCGTCTCCAAACCGGGAAAGGAACAACCCGTCTCTATTTCCCGGGCGGAAGTCTCGGCTCGCCTCAACGGAATTCTGGCTGAAACGACCGTGACTCTTACATTCAAGAATCCGAACGACAGAGTCCTGGAAGGAGAATTGTACTATCCTCTGCCGGACGAAGCGGCTCTGCAAGGTTATGCCCTTGACATCAACGGGCACCTCGTAGACGGCGTTCCGGTGACAAAGGAAAAAGCCCGCGTTGTCTTTGAAGAGGAACAACGGAAGAATATCGACCCCGGTCTTGTGGAATGGTCCGGAGGCAACAGTTTCAAAACTCGCATCTATCCCATCCCTTCCCAGGGAACGCGCACGGTACGTCTGCGATACACGTCCATTCTCCCCATCGGAGACAATGGCGCGCCGGTGTACCGTCTGCCTTTGAATTTCCCGCGAAAGCTCGATGCCTTCAAGTTGCGCATCGAGTCGCAAGATAACCGGAAACCAACGCTTTCGTCCCCCACACTGTCCAACTTCAACTTTCAGGACTGGCAGGGAGTCTTCGTCGCCGAATCGGAATGGAATAACCTTTCGATGACCGAAGACCTGGTCGTATCTCTACCCTCCGAACAGATCCAAGGATTGGAAAACGGCCAGCTGAAAAGCGGTCTGGAAACCTACGACGGCGAAACTTTTGCCGCCGTCTCCCTAATCATCCCACCGATAGCCGGCACCTCCCCGTCCCTGCCCTCGCCCGACACTATCGACATCGCCTGGGATGCCTCCGGTTCCATGGTCAAAGCCGATCTCGACAAAACCCTGGATCTGCTGAAAAAATATTTTGAGCAGACGGCAGACCAGGACAAAACGGTACGAGTCTTCCTTCTCCGCAACAAATTGGCCGATCCCGTCCCCTTCACTGTCTCCGGTAGCAATGCGGAAACACTGCTGAAATTCCTCCGTAGTATCCGCTACGACGGAGGTACGGGTAATTTTGACTCCTTCCTGAAAGCCGACACCCGGGCCGGAATACGTTTCGTCGTTACTGACGGCATCGTTAACCTCGGGGCCATGCAGAACGCTTCCAGCACTCCGACGGTTTCCGTACCAACATATGCTCTCATCGCCAAATCCGGAGCGGATATCAATGCCCTCCGACGCCAGAACATGAACATCCTCAACCTGACGGAGGCAACAACCGACCAGGCGTTGGAATCCATGAAGTATGCCCCCCTTACCGCCAGCGCCGTCGTAGACGGTCAACCTTGGAAGAAGGCAGCCTTCAACAAACAGGAATTCCATTACGGCGACAGCCTCGTCTGGACAGCCGTTCTCCCGGATGGAGTTCACAACGTTAAACTTGAAGTCCAAACGCCCGACGGTAAAATCGTCGCCTCCGGTACGGTGAACTTCGATACGGCCTCGGCCAGGCCGGGAACAATGCTCCGCTCATTCTACGGCCAGAATATGCTGGTCAAACTCATGCTGGAACCGTCAAGTCCGGCCACAAAGGAAGCTTTGTCCCAACTCGGGCAGGACTACGGTATCGTCACTCCCGGTACTTCGCTGCTCGTCCTGGAATCCCTCGACCAATACCTCCGTTACAAGGTTCGCCCACCTGCCTCCGCACCAAAGGAACGCCAGCTCTATGACGAAGCCATGATCAAGGTACATACTCGAAAAGAACTGGAAGCCGATCAAATCCGCCTCGATAACCTGAAAGCCGCCCTAAACGGCTGGAAAGACCTCACCACGTGGTATGCGAAGGACTTCCCGGTTGTCTCCTCCTCAAAAAGGGGGAAATCTGAAGAAGGAGATGTTTCCTATGGAAGCCCGGCGGCAGGAATGTCTGTAGAACGGGCCAGGCAATTGAACGAAGTCGATTCCGCTTGGGAAACGCCTGCTCCCGCGGCAGTCCCCGTTCTTGGACAAGAAGAAGCCGGAGATTCTTTCGCTGAAGCACCAGATTCTCTACGCCAAGGCCATGCGGCATTTAACGGACTCCTGACTGGCAACGGAGATCTCGGACGTACGGCCAGCTCTGAACGTACGACCAGCTCCAAACAGAAAGCTCCGAAAGAAGGGCCCTCCATCAGTGTCAAAGCCTGGAATCCGGATTCACCCTACCTTGCTGCTCTGGACTCTTCGAACACTCCGTTCGACACCTATCTCAAACTCAAGGAAAAACAAGGAGATTCCCCCGGTTTCTACCTCGACTGTTCCGAATGGTTCGCTAAAAAGGGAGATCGTGAAACCGCTATCCAAATCCTTACCAACCTGGCGGAAATGGAACTCGAAAACCGTTCTTTAATGCGAGTCTTGGCTTACAAATTGCGTTACCTCGGAGACCTTGCCGCCGCAAAGAACATGTTTGACAAAGTCCGTGACATGTTCCCGGAAGAACCTCAATCCTACCGCGACCTCGCCCTTGTCCTCGATGAAATGGGAGACCGTCAGGGTGCGTTCAATACTCTGAAACTTGTTCTGGAAAAACCGATGCATCCCCGTTTCCGGGGGATTGAACAAATCGTTCTCGTCGAGATGAATCGTATCATCGCCCGGGCAAAAGCAGAGGGCAGGCCGGTGGATACCCAAGGGCTGGATCCAGCCTTCATCACTCCGATCGCGACAGATATCCGCGTCGTCATCAACTGGGACACGGACAATTCGGACATGGATCTGTGGGCTACGGACCGCTTTGGCGAAAAATGCATCTACAGCCACAACCGGACGTCAACGGGGGGACATCTCTCACGCGACGTAACCGACGGTTACGGGCCGGAGGAATTCATGATTCGCAAAGCCGTTCCGGGGAATTATAAGATCGAAGCCAATTACTACGGTTCGCGTTCCCAGAAAATGCTGGCACCCGTAACCCTGTATGCAGAAGTCTACACCGACTACGCCCGCCCTGAAGAAAAGCGCCAGACTCTCGTCTTCCGGCTCAAGGACAAGAATGACGTCGTCCACATCGGCGACGTGGCTTACTCTCACGAAGAAGGAGGTTCCATAGCTGTTACCCGCGATTACCAGATCAAAAAAGGAGACACGTTGAAATCCATCGCCGAACGTGAACTGGGAGATAAGACCAGAGCCACAGAAATCGTTACACTCAACGGATGGAACCCGCCAACCCTGCCCGTGACCGGAACCATCATCAAACTGCCGGCCCGGTAA